The following are encoded together in the Marinitoga litoralis genome:
- a CDS encoding CheR family methyltransferase, with protein sequence MVENIIRNILKKYGLKEDKKRLEHIKSTLEFFNGLNEEQIERIILENYTIGESFFFRDGNLWNILKRYFLEDKNYKILSLGCSRGEEVYSLSFILNDLNKDYEILGVDASYERIIQAKEGKYKYWSVRKLNESQINKYFDKKGDYYFVKEKYKKNIEFKTENITSTIRKGGKYDIVFLRRVLIYFTEAQIHNILNNIKNILNNNGLLILGHGEFYPYLTELFEFEIDNNVVLWKNTTKTYNNRYKKLISFNKNNNIKNINNINNLQKPMEPNNKKKKLIDSIVNISEDEYLEIIEKLISEKNYVFAYNLIKKIADNSLNYLIWKYKAFLEIQLNLDYKDSLNKAIFLNPDDEELWNMKNYGR encoded by the coding sequence ATGGTAGAAAATATCATTAGAAATATATTAAAAAAATATGGATTAAAAGAAGACAAAAAAAGATTAGAGCATATAAAAAGCACATTAGAGTTTTTTAATGGCTTAAATGAAGAACAAATTGAAAGGATAATTTTAGAAAATTATACTATTGGAGAGTCATTCTTTTTTAGAGATGGCAATTTATGGAATATTCTGAAGAGATATTTTTTGGAAGATAAAAATTATAAAATTTTAAGTTTAGGTTGTTCTAGAGGTGAGGAAGTTTATAGCTTATCTTTTATTTTAAATGATCTGAATAAAGATTATGAAATTTTAGGAGTAGATGCTTCTTATGAAAGAATTATTCAAGCAAAAGAGGGAAAGTATAAGTATTGGAGTGTTAGAAAGTTAAATGAATCTCAGATTAATAAATATTTTGATAAAAAAGGCGATTATTATTTTGTAAAAGAAAAATATAAAAAAAATATTGAGTTTAAAACAGAAAACATTACAAGCACTATAAGAAAAGGTGGAAAATACGATATAGTCTTTTTAAGAAGAGTTCTAATATACTTTACAGAAGCACAAATACATAATATTTTAAATAACATAAAAAATATACTTAATAACAACGGTTTACTGATTTTAGGTCATGGGGAATTTTATCCATATCTTACAGAATTGTTTGAATTTGAAATAGATAACAATGTTGTATTATGGAAAAATACTACCAAAACATATAATAATAGATATAAAAAGTTAATAAGTTTTAATAAAAACAATAATATAAAGAATATAAATAATATTAATAATCTACAGAAACCTATGGAACCTAATAATAAAAAGAAAAAGTTAATAGATTCAATAGTAAATATATCTGAAGATGAATACTTAGAAATTATAGAGAAATTAATATCAGAAAAAAATTATGTATTTGCATATAATTTAATCAAAAAAATAGCCGATAACTCTTTAAATTATTTAATATGGAAATATAAAGCTTTTTTAGAAATTCAATTGAATTTAGATTATAAAGATTCGCTGAATAAAGCAATTTTTCTAAATCCAGATGATGAAGAACTATGGAATATGAAAAATTATGGGAGATGA